One genomic segment of Acidobacteriota bacterium includes these proteins:
- a CDS encoding inositol monophosphatase, translating into MIELAIQAAREAGAILQDYAERGFEITHKGRINLVTEADLASERHIKQLIAAHFPTHRIIAEESWEGEHDVTDDNYSWLIDPLDGTTNFSHGFPCYAVSIGVERKGESVVGVIYDPSRDEMFAAERGAGATLNGKPIRVSDITQLEKALTVSGFPYDVRERMHEYLPAWREFLNHSQAVRRLGAAAIDMACVACGRMDGFWEHGLRAWDVAAGWVIIEEAGGCVTKLDGSPFDNYSSSLLCTNGLVHDEMLAVLRSVREETNP; encoded by the coding sequence ATGATCGAACTAGCAATCCAAGCGGCCCGCGAAGCCGGAGCCATTCTGCAAGACTACGCCGAGCGCGGCTTTGAGATTACGCACAAGGGCCGCATCAATCTCGTCACCGAAGCCGACCTCGCTAGCGAGCGGCATATCAAACAGCTCATCGCCGCGCACTTCCCGACGCATCGCATCATCGCGGAGGAAAGTTGGGAGGGCGAACACGACGTAACCGACGACAATTATTCGTGGCTGATTGATCCGCTGGATGGCACGACGAATTTCTCGCACGGCTTTCCTTGCTACGCGGTTTCCATTGGCGTCGAACGCAAAGGCGAATCGGTCGTGGGCGTCATTTACGATCCGTCACGCGATGAGATGTTTGCCGCCGAACGGGGCGCGGGCGCGACGCTGAATGGCAAGCCGATCCGTGTCTCTGACATTACCCAACTTGAAAAGGCGCTGACCGTATCCGGCTTCCCCTACGACGTGCGCGAACGCATGCACGAATACCTGCCTGCCTGGCGCGAATTCCTGAATCATTCGCAAGCCGTGCGCCGTTTGGGCGCGGCAGCAATTGACATGGCTTGCGTCGCTTGCGGGCGCATGGACGGATTCTGGGAGCACGGGCTGCGCGCCTGGGACGTGGCGGCGGGCTGGGTGATTATCGAAGAAGCAGGCGGGTGCGTGACTAAACTGGATGGCTCGCCCTTCGACAACTATTCGTCCAGCCTGCTGTGCACGAACGGTTTGGTTCATGACGAAATGCTGGCCGTGTTGCGCAGCGTGCGCGAAGAAACCAACCCCTAA
- a CDS encoding NAD(+)/NADH kinase: MPARSVHNLDSQSGSQNGNQIGNRIGVIVGPQKPEAAPVLAELSAWCEARGIRCFAANETGEELPADTSLIVVLGGDGTMLGASRLVGRLAGARPIPVLGVNLGWLGYLTEFTRAELLPVLEELLEQGFEVDQRMLLDVQVVRAGQVIAEQRALNDAVINKAVPARMIELECYVNELFVNSFRADGMIVATPTGSTAYSLSAGGPIVHPSMTAMLLTPICPHLLSNRPVVLPGDSLVELVFKRADGELVLTVDGQVGVELQLNDRVLLRRSATTFDLVRPKNRNYFEVLRTKLKWGTR, encoded by the coding sequence ATGCCCGCGCGGTCAGTTCATAATCTCGACAGCCAGAGTGGCAGCCAGAATGGCAACCAAATCGGCAACCGGATCGGTGTAATCGTCGGACCGCAAAAGCCCGAAGCCGCGCCGGTGTTGGCGGAACTCTCCGCTTGGTGCGAGGCGCGGGGCATCCGATGTTTTGCCGCCAACGAGACGGGCGAAGAATTGCCTGCGGACACTTCGTTGATCGTCGTGTTGGGCGGCGATGGCACGATGCTGGGGGCCTCCCGCTTAGTCGGACGCCTGGCCGGCGCGCGGCCCATTCCGGTGTTGGGCGTCAATCTGGGCTGGTTGGGCTATTTGACCGAATTCACGCGCGCCGAATTGTTGCCGGTTTTGGAGGAGTTGCTGGAACAGGGCTTCGAGGTGGATCAGCGCATGCTGCTGGACGTGCAAGTCGTGCGCGCCGGGCAAGTCATTGCCGAGCAGCGCGCCCTGAATGACGCGGTGATCAACAAAGCCGTGCCCGCGCGCATGATCGAATTGGAGTGTTACGTCAATGAACTTTTCGTCAACAGCTTTCGCGCCGACGGCATGATCGTGGCGACGCCGACCGGCTCAACGGCGTACTCGCTTTCGGCGGGCGGCCCCATTGTGCATCCGAGTATGACGGCAATGTTGTTGACGCCCATCTGCCCGCATCTGCTGTCAAATCGCCCCGTCGTCTTGCCCGGCGACAGTCTGGTTGAATTGGTGTTTAAGCGCGCCGACGGCGAATTGGTGCTGACCGTGGACGGTCAGGTCGGCGTCGAGTTGCAACTCAACGATCGCGTGCTCTTGCGCCGCAGCGCCACGACCTTCGACCTAGTGCGCCCCAAAAACCGCAACTACTTTGAAGTGCTGCGAACGAAGTTGAAGTGGGGAACAAGATGA
- a CDS encoding amino acid permease: MSFARKLTLFDATMIVISGVIGSGIFINPYLVAGAVKTTFMILAVWITGGLVALAGAFVFAELGTVMPKVGGQYAFFREAFHPLVAFLHGWSLLLIIQSGATAAVAMAFAQYMARLFNLSNSVITPMAVAILLGLAAFHALGIKPGAILINIITFGKTLAIAGLIIGAFVLTNQSGLDFQTLTPPGLQGGGLFSAFLAGLVPAMFCYGGGHNLNFISEEVKDPVRTIPRALLIGAVCIIAIYVSANIAYVHVLGAPGLAATTTPAADMARRLAGKFGEQLISALIVVSTFGFINLGLMTAPRVYYAMGADGVFFKTLGTLSPRFQVPTAAILLQGGLAAVFALSNSYAKLVNYAVFADWIFFALAGAALMVFRRALPDAPRPNPAPLYPLTPLFFTIAGMGIVLNTFVADKQNALIGASIIAGGVPVYYLWQRFNAVPRA, from the coding sequence ATGAGCTTCGCCCGCAAACTCACCCTCTTCGACGCGACGATGATCGTCATCAGCGGCGTCATCGGCTCCGGCATCTTTATCAACCCGTATCTGGTCGCGGGTGCGGTCAAGACGACGTTTATGATCCTGGCCGTGTGGATTACGGGCGGTTTGGTCGCACTGGCCGGGGCGTTTGTCTTTGCCGAGTTGGGCACGGTGATGCCCAAAGTGGGCGGCCAGTACGCCTTTTTCCGTGAGGCCTTTCATCCGCTGGTCGCGTTTTTGCACGGCTGGTCGTTGTTGCTGATTATCCAATCGGGCGCGACGGCGGCGGTGGCAATGGCGTTTGCGCAATACATGGCGCGGCTGTTCAACCTGAGCAATTCGGTCATCACGCCAATGGCGGTGGCGATCTTGCTGGGGCTGGCGGCCTTTCACGCGCTGGGCATCAAGCCGGGCGCGATTCTGATCAACATCATCACCTTCGGCAAAACGCTGGCGATTGCGGGTCTCATCATCGGCGCGTTCGTGCTGACCAACCAGAGCGGCTTGGATTTTCAAACGCTGACGCCGCCGGGCTTGCAGGGCGGCGGCTTGTTCTCGGCGTTTCTGGCGGGGCTGGTGCCCGCGATGTTTTGTTACGGCGGCGGGCACAACCTGAATTTTATTTCGGAAGAAGTGAAAGACCCGGTGCGCACGATCCCGCGCGCCTTGCTGATCGGCGCGGTCTGCATCATTGCGATTTATGTCAGCGCGAATATCGCCTATGTGCACGTGCTGGGCGCGCCGGGCTTGGCGGCGACGACGACGCCGGCAGCGGATATGGCCAGACGGCTGGCGGGCAAATTTGGCGAACAGTTGATCAGCGCATTGATCGTCGTTTCGACGTTCGGGTTTATCAATCTGGGGCTGATGACCGCGCCGCGCGTCTATTACGCGATGGGCGCGGACGGCGTGTTTTTCAAAACGCTGGGCACGCTCAGCCCTCGATTCCAAGTGCCGACTGCGGCCATCCTGTTGCAAGGCGGACTGGCCGCAGTCTTCGCACTCTCGAACAGTTACGCCAAGCTGGTGAATTACGCGGTCTTTGCCGATTGGATTTTCTTTGCGCTGGCCGGGGCCGCGTTGATGGTGTTTCGGCGCGCGCTGCCGGATGCACCGCGTCCCAATCCCGCGCCGCTCTATCCGCTGACGCCGCTCTTTTTCACCATCGCTGGAATGGGCATTGTGCTCAATACGTTTGTAGCGGATAAACAGAATGCGTTGATCGGCGCGAGCATTATTGCGGGTGGCGTGCCGGTGTATTATTTGTGGCAACGATTCAATGCGGTACCGCGCGCGTGA
- a CDS encoding aminotransferase class I/II-fold pyridoxal phosphate-dependent enzyme, translating into MKNSVYMTWAKYHAGARYNLANSGILGCSVSELSLSLADLQINGPNHEGYAPLKEAIAAQYGVTTEEVVTSQGTSMANFLALATVLERGDEVLLEHPVYEPIMAAAQYLGAEVKRFHRTPANHWQVDLDELRQLISPRTRLIVLTSPHNPSGVPVERASLQAIGAMAAEVGARVLVDEVYRDILFEDAAPVVASLGPHFITTSSLTKSYGLSGLRCGWILCAPALAERMRRLNDIFGSVGSMPSDALAVAAFGQLPQLAARTRALMEPNRQLVREFLAAHTDELECFMPAHSMTMFPRLRRHADSQPLHDRLRAYETSIVPGKFFELPQHFRLGFAVQPEDVAVGLQNLARALRELA; encoded by the coding sequence ATGAAAAACAGTGTTTACATGACTTGGGCCAAATACCACGCCGGAGCGCGGTACAATCTGGCGAACAGCGGCATTCTCGGTTGCAGCGTGAGCGAGCTGTCGCTCAGCTTGGCTGATCTGCAAATCAACGGGCCGAATCACGAAGGCTACGCGCCGTTGAAAGAGGCCATCGCGGCGCAATACGGCGTGACAACGGAAGAGGTCGTCACGTCGCAAGGCACTTCGATGGCGAACTTTCTAGCGCTGGCGACGGTGCTGGAACGCGGCGACGAGGTCTTGCTGGAACATCCCGTTTACGAACCGATCATGGCGGCGGCGCAGTACTTGGGCGCGGAGGTCAAACGCTTCCACCGCACGCCCGCCAACCATTGGCAGGTTGATCTGGACGAGTTGCGTCAATTGATCTCGCCGCGCACGCGCTTGATTGTCCTGACCAGTCCGCACAATCCGAGCGGCGTGCCGGTTGAACGCGCAAGCTTGCAAGCCATCGGGGCAATGGCCGCCGAAGTCGGCGCGCGCGTGCTGGTGGATGAGGTTTACCGCGACATTCTGTTTGAAGACGCCGCGCCGGTCGTGGCGTCGTTGGGGCCGCACTTCATCACGACCAGCAGTTTGACCAAAAGCTATGGCCTGAGCGGGCTGCGTTGCGGCTGGATTTTGTGCGCGCCCGCCTTGGCCGAACGGATGCGGCGGTTGAATGATATTTTCGGCTCAGTCGGTTCGATGCCGAGCGATGCGTTGGCGGTGGCGGCGTTCGGGCAGTTGCCGCAGTTGGCAGCGCGCACGCGGGCATTGATGGAACCGAACCGGCAACTGGTGCGCGAGTTTTTGGCGGCGCACACCGACGAGTTGGAATGCTTCATGCCCGCGCATTCGATGACGATGTTCCCGCGTTTGCGGCGGCACGCCGACAGCCAGCCGCTGCACGACCGGTTGCGCGCGTATGAGACTTCGATTGTACCGGGCAAGTTTTTTGAGTTGCCGCAACACTTCCGGCTGGGCTTCGCGGTGCAGCCGGAGGATGTTGCCGTGGGGTTGCAAAATCTGGCGCGGGCGTTGCGCGAGTTGGCCTGA
- a CDS encoding bifunctional 3'-5' exonuclease/DNA polymerase yields MISGSYKLITTPDELARAASQLSAEPFIGFDSETTGLDPHTAKPRLWQLAMPRNCFIVDLNHFTPAQLQPILALLAAAQPIKLAHNAKFDAKFLLKHFNTRLGACFDTYLASQLISAGNESDRHGLGSVVRHYLGMQLDKEAQLSDWSRALSEYQLEYAARDAAVLLPLRERLQDKLEQMELTRVAQLEFDCVLSIAAMELAGVYLDAEQWRLLVRSIRSQYEIVADELRRALAAGLPQMSLFDTPPNINLDSPQQVLEALQRLGISIESTREWQLQRLASTQPVIGTLLQYRHLSKSLSSYGDGMLNFINPVTGRIHAEFRQIGTPSGRLASSSPSLQQIPHDVEHRSCFRAPQGRKLVVADYSQIEMRILADFAQDKALLQAFESGADLHRTTSAQMLGIPLAQVSPQQREAAKRLNYGLVYGMGAEGLAGQINSSVKEAEGLIERYFRAYSGVAQWLHQAAEQAVRERRSRTASGRLWIYNFDTSDRSQLAALRRVGKNTPIQGSASDIFKRAMTLMDAALLVYDAQIVNSIHDELVVECAAEIADEVKVIVTQTMVAAGREFLQRVPVEVEAVIAAAWVKK; encoded by the coding sequence GTGATCTCTGGCAGTTACAAACTTATCACCACACCCGATGAATTGGCGCGCGCGGCCTCGCAATTGAGCGCGGAACCGTTCATCGGCTTTGACAGCGAAACCACCGGCCTCGACCCGCATACCGCCAAACCGCGCCTGTGGCAATTGGCGATGCCGCGCAACTGCTTCATCGTTGATCTCAACCATTTCACGCCCGCACAGTTGCAACCTATCCTGGCGCTGCTGGCCGCCGCTCAGCCCATCAAACTCGCACACAACGCCAAATTCGACGCCAAGTTTTTGCTCAAACATTTCAATACCCGGCTGGGCGCGTGTTTCGACACTTATCTCGCCAGCCAACTCATCAGCGCGGGCAACGAAAGCGACCGGCACGGCCTGGGCAGCGTGGTGCGCCACTATCTGGGGATGCAACTCGACAAAGAAGCCCAGTTGAGCGATTGGTCGCGCGCGCTCAGTGAGTATCAGTTGGAATACGCCGCGCGCGATGCCGCCGTCTTGCTGCCCCTGCGCGAACGGTTGCAAGACAAGCTGGAGCAGATGGAATTGACGCGCGTCGCACAACTGGAATTCGATTGCGTGCTCTCGATTGCGGCCATGGAACTGGCGGGTGTTTATCTGGACGCCGAACAGTGGCGCTTGCTGGTCAGGAGCATCCGTTCGCAATACGAAATCGTGGCCGACGAATTGCGCCGCGCATTGGCAGCAGGCTTGCCGCAGATGAGCCTGTTCGATACGCCACCCAACATCAACCTGGATAGCCCGCAACAGGTGTTGGAGGCCCTGCAACGGCTGGGCATCAGCATCGAGAGCACGCGCGAATGGCAGTTGCAGCGCCTGGCGTCAACGCAGCCCGTCATCGGCACCTTGCTGCAATACCGGCATCTCAGCAAATCGCTTTCGTCCTACGGCGACGGCATGCTCAATTTCATCAACCCGGTCACGGGTCGCATCCACGCCGAGTTCCGCCAGATTGGCACGCCCAGCGGACGGCTCGCGTCGTCGTCGCCCAGCCTGCAACAAATTCCGCACGACGTTGAGCATCGCTCCTGCTTCCGCGCGCCGCAGGGTCGCAAGCTGGTGGTCGCCGATTATTCGCAGATCGAAATGCGCATCCTGGCCGATTTTGCGCAAGACAAGGCCCTGTTGCAGGCGTTTGAATCGGGCGCGGATTTGCATCGCACGACCTCGGCACAAATGCTGGGCATTCCGCTCGCTCAGGTTTCGCCGCAACAACGCGAAGCCGCCAAACGGCTGAATTACGGCTTGGTGTACGGCATGGGCGCCGAAGGGCTGGCCGGGCAAATTAACTCATCCGTCAAAGAAGCCGAAGGGCTGATCGAACGGTATTTCCGTGCTTATTCCGGCGTCGCGCAATGGTTGCACCAGGCCGCCGAACAGGCTGTGCGCGAACGCCGCAGCCGCACCGCCTCAGGGCGTTTGTGGATTTACAACTTCGACACCAGCGACCGTTCGCAACTGGCGGCCTTGCGGCGCGTCGGCAAAAACACGCCGATTCAGGGCAGCGCTTCGGACATTTTCAAACGCGCGATGACGCTGATGGATGCAGCCTTGCTCGTCTACGACGCGCAAATCGTCAACAGCATCCACGATGAACTGGTGGTCGAATGCGCTGCCGAAATCGCCGACGAAGTAAAGGTTATCGTTACGCAAACGATGGTCGCGGCGGGCCGTGAATTCTTGCAGCGCGTGCCGGTCGAGGTCGAAGCCGTCATTGCCGCTGCTTGGGTGAAGAAATGA
- a CDS encoding rhomboid family intramembrane serine protease, whose protein sequence is MMPLGDDNSDRQLMPYVTYLLIGLNVLVFLFLQRSDAFTYGYSYVPAEITGGQDLVGTFRIGGGAVQLYAGPTPIYLTLVWAMFMHGDIMHIGGNMLYLWIFGDNVEDRLGHLKFLIFYLLCGFIASFAQIFVAPKSIVPNLGASGAIAGVLGGYLILFPHKGVRVLLGYSVTQVPAIVAIGLWGVLQFIGGFGQLGRAGGGVAYMAHIGGFIAGMLLVFLFRNAAQPMLQRQMNDYYDDVN, encoded by the coding sequence CTGATGCCCCTGGGTGATGACAATTCTGACCGGCAGCTTATGCCGTATGTGACCTATTTGCTGATTGGCTTGAATGTACTGGTCTTCCTGTTTTTGCAACGCAGCGATGCGTTCACCTATGGCTACAGCTATGTGCCCGCCGAGATCACCGGCGGACAGGATTTGGTCGGAACGTTTCGCATCGGGGGCGGCGCGGTGCAATTGTATGCGGGACCGACGCCGATTTACCTGACGCTGGTCTGGGCGATGTTTATGCACGGCGACATCATGCACATCGGCGGCAACATGCTTTATCTCTGGATATTCGGCGACAACGTCGAAGACCGCCTGGGCCACCTGAAGTTTCTGATCTTTTATCTGCTCTGCGGGTTTATCGCCAGCTTTGCGCAAATCTTCGTCGCGCCGAAATCCATTGTGCCGAACCTGGGCGCCTCGGGCGCGATTGCCGGCGTGCTGGGCGGGTACCTGATTCTCTTTCCGCATAAAGGCGTGCGCGTGCTGCTGGGCTATTCGGTCACGCAAGTGCCCGCCATCGTCGCCATCGGCTTATGGGGTGTGTTGCAATTCATCGGCGGCTTCGGTCAACTGGGGCGCGCGGGCGGCGGCGTGGCCTATATGGCGCACATCGGCGGGTTCATTGCGGGCATGTTGCTGGTGTTTCTGTTCCGCAATGCGGCGCAGCCGATGTTGCAACGGCAGATGAATGATTATTACGATGATGTAAATTGA